DNA sequence from the Methanofollis formosanus genome:
TTTATAAACGGGACATATGGGGAAAAAAGGATATGAATTGTCCGGTTTGGAGTTTGAATAATAGATTTGTGATAAATTACAAGTTAACAGATCGTTTGAAAAAGGAAATCTCGATATATCAGAACAGGTGGATGCATGACGCCTCTTCCCGGGACCGGGGATCAAAAAAGTCCGGGTTGAATCGGGCATGATGCGGGAGCACCTCTCATGCATCCGGGGGGTGCAACCCCCGAGGGGGCGGCATGGTTTGATCATGACGCCGTCCTGTTTTCATGACCCCGAAGATTGAACCGGACGGGAGAGAGCACACTACTTCATCGCCGTCCCCCGCCCTATCCTCTCGCGAAACGGCAGAACAGATCCAATGAAGGTGGGACGGCATGATCTGATCACGATGCCGTTTCGTTGTCATGACCCCGAAGATAGGAGCGGACGGGAGAAGGTCGATCTTTGTTGCCGTCCCCCGTCCTATCCTCTCGCGAGACGGCAGGAAAGATCCGATGATGAGGGGACGGCATGGTTTGATCATGACGCTGTCCTGTTTTCATGACCCCCAAGATTGAACCGGACGGGAGAGAGCACACTACTTCATCGCCGTCCCCCGTCCTATCCTCTCGCGAGACGGCAGAACAGATCCGGTGAAGGTGGGACGGCGTGGTTTGATCATGACGCTATCCTGTTTTCATGACCCCGAAGATAGGAGCGGACGGGAGAAGGTCGATCTTTGTTGCCGTCCCCCGTCCTATCCTCTCGCGAGACGGCAGGAAAGATCCGATGATGAGGGGACGGCGTGATCTGATCACGACGCTGTTTCGTTGTCATGACCCCGAAGATTGAACCAAACGGGAGAGAGCACACTACTTCATCGCCGTCCCCCGCTCTATCCTCTCGCGAAACGGCAGGAAAGATCCGATGATGAGGGGACGGCGTGATCCGATCACGACGCCTTCCCGTTAACATGACCCCGAAGATAGGAGCGGACGGGAGAAGGTCGATCTTTGTTGCCGTCCCCCGTCCTATCCTCTCGCGAGATGGCAGGAAAGATCCGATGATGAGGGGACGGCGTGATCTGATCACGACGCCGTTTCGTTGTCATGACCCCGAAGATAGGAGCAGGACGGGAGAAGGTCGATCTTTGTTGCCGTCCCCCGTCCTATCCTCTCGCGAGACGGCAGGAAAGATCCGATGATGAGGGGACGGCGTGATCTGATCACGACGCTGTTTCGTTGTCATGACCCCGAAGATAGGAGCGGACGGGAGAAGGTCGATCTTTGTTGCCGTCCCCCGCTCTATCCTCTCGCGAGACGGCAGGAAAGATCCGATGATGAGGGGACGGCATGGTTTGATCATCATGACGCCGTCCCGTTAACATGACCCCGAAGATTGAACCGGACGGGAGAGAGCACACTACTTCATCGCCGTCCCCCCCCCTATCCTCTCGCGAGACGGCAGAACAGATCCGGCGAAGGTGGGACGGCATGGTTTGATCATGACGCCGTTTCGTTAACATGACCCCGAAGATAGGAGCGGACGGGGAAGGGCTGATCATTCTTCAACAGGAACCACGCGTGATGCCGTCCCCCGTCCTATCCTCTCGCGAGACGGCAGAACAGATCCGGTGAAGGTCGGACGGCATGGTTTGATCATGACGCCGTCCCGTTAACATGACCCCGAAGATAGGAGCGGACGGGAGAAGGTCGATCTTTGTTGCCGTCCCCCGATCTATCCTCTCGCACAATGACAGAGAAGATTCAGTGATCGGTGCAAGATTACAGGAAAGATCCTGCGGTGGGGGCGGCACTTGAGCACTGTCCTCCGAGTGCGCTGTCGCGATTGAGAGAAGTTCTCTGAACTCTGTTCAATCGCGTATGCTCAAGCCAGAGGTTCATGCCGAATTCTCCACGGCCGAAAAAAAAGATTATGTCCCGATATCCCAGGCCGAGAGATAGGTCTTCTGCTCCTCGGTCAGGGCATCGATCGCGATCCCGAGGGCGGCGAGTTTGCGCGTCGCCACCTCTTCGTCGATGGCGTTGGGGACGTCGTAGACGCCCGGCGCCAGGTCCTTCCCGTGCTCGACCATATAGAGGGCGGAGAGCGCCTGGAGCGCGAAGGAGAGGTCCATCACCTCGATCGGATGACCCATCCCCTTCGGCGTGGCGAGGTTGACCAGGCGGCCCTGGGCCAGGACATGGACCTTCTTCTCGGCCAGCACGTAGGTGTCGATGCCGTCCCGGCGCTCGACCGCGTCGGCGTGCTCCTCGAGCCATGCCACGTCGATCTCCACGTTGAAGTGGCCGGCATTGGAGAGGATCGCCCCGTCACGGAGGAGCGGGAAGTGCTGTGCAGTGACGACCGAGGTGTTCCCGGTGGTGGTGATGAAGATCTCGCCGACCTTCGCCGCCTCGTCCATCGGCATCACGTCGAAGCCCTCCATATGGGCCTCGAGTGCCCGCCTGGGATCAACCTCGGTGACGACGACCCGCGTACCCATGCCGCGGGCCTTCCTGGCGACGCCGCGCCCGCAGTAGCCGAACCCGGCCACCACCAGCACCTTGCCGGCGATGAGGGCGTTGGTCGTGGCCATGATCGCCGTCAGCGAACTCTCGCCGGTCCCGTGGACATTGTCGAAGTGCCGCTTCATGGGGGTGTCGTTCACCGCGACCACCGGGAACTTCAGGGCACCCTCGGCCGCCATCGACCGGAGACGGTGGATCCCGGTCGTCGTCTCCTCGCACCCGCCGACGACATCCTTGAGGACGTCCTGCCGGTGGGTGTGGAGTTCGTGGATCAGGTCCATCCCGTCGTCGATGGTGATCGAGGGGCGGGCGTCGAGGACCCGGTTGATCGCCGCGTAGTACTCGTCGTTCGAGCACGCCCGCTTCGCATAGCAGTGGACGCCCGGCACCTTGCCAAGGGCCGAGGCCACGTCGTCCTGGGTGGAGAGGGGGTTGCATCCGGTGATATACACCTCGGCCCCGCCGGCCGCCAGGGTCTCGACGAGCACCGCGGTCTTGGCCTCCACATGGAGGGCCATGCCGATGGTCACGCCGGCGAGGGGCTTCGTCTCCTCGAATTCCTTTCTGATGCTGCCGAGCACCGGCATGTACTGCCTGGCCCAGTCCATCTTCTGCTGACCTGTCTTCATATTTTCACCAGAGCCTCGTGTCCATCTCTATTACGCGGCCCAGGCCATAAAAAGTATGAAGTCGTGCTGCGGCCCCGCGTCCACAACGCTCATGCCCGGAGCGGTCAGACGTATGGACATGCCACTCACCAAACGGATCATCCCCTGCCTCGACATCAAGGACGGGCGGGTCGTGAAAGGGACGCACTTCGAAGGGTTGCGGGACGCCGGCGACCCGGTGGAACTGGCCGCGAGGTACAACGAACAGGGCGCGGACGAGGTTGTCTTCCTGGACATCACCGCCTCGAAAGAGAACCGGGGCACGATCATCCCGGTCATCGAACGTGCCGCGGACGAACTCTTCCTTCCGCTCACCGTCGGCGGCGGGATCCGCAGCATCGAGGACATCCAGCAGGTGCTCAGGGCCGGGGCGGACAAGGTCTCCCTCAACACCAGCGCCGTCACCGACCCCGACCTGATCACCGAGGCCGCCGAGCGGTTCGGGACGCAGTGCGTCGTCGTGGCCATCGACGTGCGGGCAAACCCGGAGATGAAGGAGGGGACGACGCCGGTCGTCCTGGCCGACGGGCGCGAGGTCTGGTACGAGGTGGTGACCATGGGCGGGTCGCACCCGACCGGCCTCGACGCCGTACAGTGGGCACAAGAGGTGGAAAAACGGGGCGCCGGCGAGATCCTGCTCACCAGCATGGAGACCGACGGGACGAAGGCCGGGTTCGACATCCCGATCACCCGTGCAATCTCCGAACGCGTCGGCATCCCGGTCATCGCGAGCGGGGGCGTCGGCACCCTCGAGCATTTCTGGGAAGGTTTCGCCCTCGGCAAGGCCGACGCCTGCCTTGCCGCGAGCGTTTTTCACTACGGGGAGATGACCGTCAGCCAGGTCAAGGAGTATCTGGCCGGACGGGGTATCCAGGTACGGCGGTAAGGTCGAGTTCGAGCGCCGCCACCGGGTGCTCGAGGGAGAAGGCGGTGAGCACGTCGGGATAGATCTCACCAAAGACCCCTACTCTTTTTCCGTCCACCAGGACGTCGCCGCGCCGGCCGTCGATGAAGGCCGGATCTTTTGACTCGGCGAACTCGGCCGCCACGCCGCACTCGCGGCAGAGGGTCTCCATCATGGCGTAGGCCTCGGAGAAGTCGGCGCCCGGATGGATGGAGACCGCGGCGACGGTCTGCGTGGTGTGGGTCCCGCGGATCACGTCGCCGGTCGCAAAGACCCGCTGCGGGAGTTCGCGGTGGCAGTTGATCTCCAGGATCTCCATGAGGAGCGGGAGGATCTCGGTCCGCACTACGGTCTGCTCTTCTGAGATCGGTTTGGCGACCCTGAGCACCTCGGGCGAGGGCTCGCGCCGCATCTGCTCGTACAGCACCCGCTCGCTCGTGAGGGTGAAGGGCATCACCTCCAGGTAGCCCATGCCGGTGAAGATCGAGCGGATCTCGCGCTGGAGGACGGCGATGGGATGCTCCTGGCCGGTGGTGAAGGTCGGCGGGAGGGCGGCCTCGAAGGTGTCGAAGCCGTACGCGACGGCGACGTCCTCGAAGATGTCCCAGTCGTGCATGATGTCGGCACGGTACGCCGGGACAAGCACCCGCACCTTTCCATCTGGCAGGGCCTCGGCACCGAAGCGCATCTTACGCAGGAGCGCCGCCATTTCGTCGGCCGTGAGGTCGATCCCGAGGAGGCGGACGCACTCGGCCGCGCTCACGACCCGCTCTGCGGGGGAAAGGTCGGGGTACGGCGTGCCGTCGATCTCGACGCTCTCGATGGTCGCCCCGGTCTCGGCGAGCGCGGTGCAGATGATGTTGGCCGCCATCCGTACCGCCCGCTCGTCGGTGCCGGTGCAGTCGAGGAGGATGTTCCTGGTGCCGGTGGTGACGCGGGTCAGTTCGCCGTTGATGATCGGCGGGAAGGAGAGCACCTGATCGTTTGCGTCGACGATGAGCGGAAAGCGCTCGAACTCCTCGACCAGACGGGCATAGTCCCGGCCCTTCGGGTGCTCGGCAAGGATCTCCTCCATCGAGAGTTCGTCCTCGAAGTCGAGCGGGACGAACCGCCGGTCCCGCGGCGAGGCGAGGTACCGGAAGGGCGGGGTGACGGTGTCCATGTCGTGGACCCCGATCGCCACCTTTCGCCGGCCGCGGCCCAGGGCCCAGTGCAGAGACTCCTGGAGAGCCATCAGGCTCTCGATCCCGGCTTCGTCAAGATTGACATTCCTGATCACGGCCGAACCGAGGTGCGGGCGGATGGAGGCGAGGGCCGGGTCGACGGAGAAGGCGATCCCCGAGGGGGTGACCTCGTACTCGGGCAGTCCTTCCTCGATCCCCAGGTATCCCCGCATCGCTCTTGCCACGCCTTCGGTCGAGTACAGGTCGACGCGGTCGGGGAAGAACTCCACATCGACGTGGTCGTCGAAGGTGCGCTCGATATCCGAGCCGATGAGGGGCATGCGTTCGAGGATGGTCTCTTTATCGGTACCGACAAGCCGTTCCAGATATTCGTAGTTGAGGGTGATGACTGCCATGACTCACTCCTGCCTCCTGATCGCCGGGCTCTCCCTGAGCCACTCGATGTCGCTGCGGTAGAGCTGCCTGAGGTCTTTGAGGCCGAGCCGGAGCATCGCGATCCGGCTGATCCCGAGCCCCCACGCGAGGACCGGGGTCTCGATCCCCCACGGGGCGGTGACCTCCTGCCTGAAGATCCCGGCGCCGCCGAGTTCGACCCAGCCCAGGCCGTCGACCCAGACCTCGGGCTCGACCGAGGGTTCGGTGTACGGGAAGTAGCCCGGCCTGAACCGCACCTCGTCAAAGCCCATCCTGTTGTAGAACTCCTTGAGGAACCCGAGGAGGTGCCTGAACGAGACCCCGTCGTCCATGACGATCCCTTCCAGCTGCTCGAACTCGGGCAGGTGGGTGGGGTCGATCGCCTCGCGCCGGTACACCCGGCCGAGGGCGAAGGCCTTGACCGGGGGTTTGGGGTGGGAGATGAGGTACTGGACCGAGAGCGGGGTGGTGTGGGTGCGGAGCACGCATTTCTGCGCCACTTCCTCGTCCCAGACGCCGCCCCACCCGGTCGAGGTGGTCTCGCCGCCGCAAAGGTGCATGTCGCGGACCCGTTCCCATCCTTCGGGCATCGGTTCGGTTTGGTCCAGGTAGAAGGTGTCCTGCATCTCGCGGGCCGGGTGGTCCTGGGGCTGGAAAAGGGCGTCGAAGTCCCAGAAAGCACTCTGCACGATCTCGCCCTGCATCTCCACAAAGCCCATGTCCAGGAGCACCCGCTTCACCTCGTCGATGATCCGCTGGTACGGATGAACCTTGCCCGGGTACACGCGCTTCGGCGGGGTCTCCAGGCTGTACCGCCTGAGTTTTGCCTCGCGCCACGACCCGGTGATGATCTCTTCCCTGGAGAGCGTGCCGGTCTCCTCGACTAGGTCGAGCCCGGCCTCGACGAGGGCCCGGCCTGCGGGGGTGATCGCGACACGGTACGAGACCGCCTCGTGCTCTTCGACGAGGTTGCGCTTGAGCAGGTCGGCGATGCCCGACATCCCGTCCTTCGGGTCGACGAGGGCGATCTCGTCCTCGCCCGCCGGGGCCTCGCCGGTCTTCTCGGCAACGCCCTTCGTGATCGCGACCCAGCCTTTCTTCCTGAGCCACCCGATCCCGATACGCGAGAGCGGGTGGGCCTGGAGGTCCTTCATCGAGATCGCGTCCGCAAAACTCTCGTAGATCTGGCGCTCAGGGAGGCCGTGCTCCCGGTACTCCTCGCCCTCGGGGGTGAGGGTGTAGGTCGTCGTGCTCAGCCGCTCGACCGCTGCAAGCCCGTGCTCGGCGCAGAGGTTGGCATACTGGACAGCCGCCTCCTCCGTCGTCTCGAGGGCCGCGGCAAGGTCGCCGGCCCCGGCCTCGCCGAGCGGGGCAAGGGCGACGAGGAGTTTCTTCTCATTCAAGGTGAGGTCAGCCATTATCCTTCCACCAGGTGTGCTGTTTCGTCCATCTTCTCCCTGAAGTCTTTCAGGAATTCCTTCGTCCGTGCAAGCGTCTCCTTCTTGCAGGTGCCGCACATCAGTTCGCCGTCCCGGCACCGGCGACAGATCTCGACGAGTTCCTCATCGTCGGGAGCCATATGGAAGAGGTTGAGCAGATAGACCGGACACTTCTCGGGCTCGCCGCCGAGTTTCTTCTGCTCCTCCAGAGTCGTCCGCCCGCCGGTGAGCGCCCCCATCACCTTCTTCTTGAGGTCTTTGTCGCTCTCCCAGAAGGAGATGAAACTCTCCGGGACGCTCGAGGACATCTTGCCGCCCTGCAGACCGGGCATGAAGGTGTGGTAGGTCGCGGAGGGGAGGAAGAACCCGAACCCGCCGTGCTCCATCTCGATCCCGCGCACCCGCGCCTCGACCCCGGCAAGGTCGGCGCCCGGGATGTCCACATGGGCCTCGTACCGCTTCGAGCCCGGATACGCGGCGTGGACGGCGTCGATCGCAGCCGCGGGGGCGTTCTTGCTCCGGACGCTGACGTATCCCTCCCGCTGCTCCACGGTGAAGAGCCGGAGTTTGTAGGCGACGTCGCGCGTCAGTCTGATGTGGGGGTCCTGGTCGATCCCGACCGGCACGACCGTCGGGGCCGGACCGCCGTCGAGTTGCGGGTACAGGATGTCGCCGACCTGGGTGGCGACGCTCATCGCATGGGCAAGGGCCGTCTCCTGGCTGAAACCGTAGATCGCCGAGAGCTCGGAGAAGTTGATCTTGATGGCCGCCTCGAATGCGAGGTCTTTGAGAGCGGTGTTCTCGCTCTGGTAGTAGGTGTGCCCCTCGTACCCGAGGGCATACAGGCACGCGAGATATTCGCGCCCGTACTCCTTGCACTGCCGCCAGGAGAGCCCCCGCACCGCGTGAGCCTCACGGTCGGCGACGCCGATGTACCCGGTGCCGCCCTGGGCGACGTGCCAGGCCACCTCTTTCATCACCATCAGGTGGCCCAGGTGCGGGTGGCCCGAGGGCATGAACCCGGTCATCACGTTGAAATGTTTCTTCTCCCTGATCGCCTCTGCGATCAGCCCATAGTCCCGGTGACCGACGACGACCCCCCTGCGCATGAAGGAGGGGACGGTCGGGAGACCGGCGGTGACGTCCTCAATCGGCTCGATGCCGAACTCGGAAAAGAGTTTCCCGACATCGATCGACTGATTGCTTGCCCATGGATTGATCCCCTGTGTCATGTCGATTCTCACATTTTTATTCGTGCAAACTCGATATACTGGATATCGTTGTTATGTACACTACCAAACAACATCTTCTTTTTGACACTGTGTGCCAGGCGGACCGAACGGGAGATCGCGGCCATGGTGAGGGTCGTCCCGGCCGGGAGGGCGTGGGCGAGGAGAAGCGAGTGCTTGACCCCGCCGCCGTAGACCCTGAAGTGGTGGCCGAACTTGTACCCGGTCTTGGGGGCGTAGCCGCGCCGGCGGAGGTCGGTGTACAGGACGGCCTTTTCGACGATCTCGCTGTCGGCGCCGGCGGCGACTGCCTGGTAGGCCTCGCGAGTGAGCGGAGCGCCGTTCTCGGTGAGCGTCAGCCTCTTCTCGTCCATGAGATAGAGGATCTCGGCCGGGGAGAGCATCGTCCGTTCCTGGTCGAAAGGTTTGCCGTAGCCCTCTTCCAGGAGCCAGGGGGCCGTGCCGGTCGCGACCAGGCCGGTCGGGCCGAAGGCTTCCCCGCGGGCCGTCCCCTCCCCGACAGGGTCCTCGCCCTCTGCCCCGGCAAGGTGGTCGACCTTCACCTCATAGTAGGTGAGTTCGCCCTCGTCGTCGACGGCGGCGATGAGGTAGGTCTTTCGCATATTCCCGGCGGTCTCCACCTCGGCGGCGACACAGGCGAAGTCGACGAGGTCGCGCTCGGCGAGCACCCGCACCAGATAATATGACTGTCCCTTGCCCGGACGCTCGCCCCGCCGAAAGACCCGGAAGTCGTGCGGGCCGGTCTGCAGGGCGTAGCCCCGCTCCCGCAGATCGCGGTAGACAAGGTAGCGCCTGAAGAAGACCGGGTCCTTCGAGAGTTCCTGCAGGAGTTTCTCGAAGTCGTAGCCGGGCAGTTCTATCCGCTTGCGCACCAGGAGGTAGAGTCCTTCCTCAGGGGCGAGGCGGAGCTTCCCCTTGCCGGGCCGGCCGTAGCCCCCGCTCTCGTAGAGAGCGAGCCCGTCCTGCCCGAGCCAGAGCCAGGTACCGTCATATGTCGCCTTCACGTAAGGAGAGTACTGGGGGGGCAGGGGTTAAATAGGATGGGGAATTGCCAGACCGCGGAGCGGCGTCTTTTTTCTCAGACCGGCAGGTGAATATACCGGGTAAGCGCGGCCGGGGTGGTCGGGTCTGCGAAAAACTCTCCAGGCATCTTCTCCGGGATGCCAGACCAATCCCGTGATATATTAATCTGATCATATCGCTAAAATTTCTATATTCTCCGATTCTGCGATAAATTCGAGACCTTGCCGGGCCGACGGTCATGCCGTCACACCACCACCTTTATACCCCACAGGTCAACCGCGATCCAGGGAAGATCATCCATGAACGTGAGACTACCAGACCTGAAAGCCAGATATTTCGTGGTCATCGGCCTCGTCATCTGCTCGCCCATGCTCTTCACCTACATGGCCTGGGAGGGGCAGAGCAGTTCCACCACCACCCTCGCCCTCGAGGGGGCGCCCGAGGGCGTGATCTTCATCGCCGATCCGCACCTGAAGGAGAGCAACCTCGACCATGTCAGAGAGATGATCCAGGAGATCAATGCGATGCACCCATCGGTCGTGCTCATCGGCGGTGACTTCGTCTATGGCGAGGAACCCGACCTCTCCCTCCAGCAGGTCTGGTGGGAGGTGGATGCCCCGGTGTATGCCGTCCTCGGCAACCACGATTATAAGTCCGGGGTGAGCACGGTCAGCGGTCTGCAGAAGGTGCTGGCCGTCTCGGAGACCGACCGGACCGTGGAGGGCTACGACATGAGCATGCTCAGGGACGAGACCACCGACACCGAGTTCGCCGATGCGCTCGAGGCCGAACTCGAGCGCGCCGGTGTCCATGTGCTGAGAAACGAGGTCGTCGAACTCTCCATCGACGGCACGCCGGTGCGGATCGTCGGTGTCGACGACGGGTGGGCCGGGATGGCCGATCCCCCCGCAGTCCCGGAGAGCGATGTCTTCACCATCTACCTCATCCACGAACCCGAGTGCCGGGCCGACTGGGACGCCGACCTCATCCTCGCGGGCCACACCCACGGCGGTCAGGTCATGATCCCGGGCGTGAAGGAGTTGAATGACGCCGGGTATTTCGAGTTCTCCGGACTGGTCCAGAAGGGAGAGACGCCGCTCTATATCAGCCGCGGGATCGGGACCTCGAATCTGCATACCGATCTGCGGTTGAACGATCCTCCCGAGATCGTGGTGATCGCCCCGTCGCCGGAAGGGGCGGGGATGAACGTAGGGTAGAGATTTCTTCTGCCGGGATACGGCACTCTGCTCTTCTTGATTTCTTTTTTTCTTCGAGCCTAAGTTCGCCACCTGGCTTCTGGAGGTGCTTCAAGTCCCATAAATATCCAGAATAGGGCTTTGTAGAATCCCTCTTGATGGTTCTCTTTGACGGGGGGCTTGCCGTCCCCCAGTGGAGGAAAGCGTTGAAAAATTCTGGAAAGATGCGCTTCGGTCCGAGAGGATGTCAAGCCTTAGAGAGTTTTGGGATATGCTCATGGAAAAATGATCCAGACGATCCTCTCTTCAGATTTGCATGAGATTTTGAACTCACCATATCCTGTTGAAACCAATACGCAGAGGAGAGAAAATTTCTCTGATGGATCGGCCGCCCCCAATCGTCAAGATTTTCCAGCCATCTCGCGCCGGGGGGAAACCCCCCGAGACCCCCCACGACGAGGATGGCCGAGGGGCGGCATGATGCTCGACTTCGATTCGCTCCTCGGTCGCAAGGATGATGGTCAAAAATTGATCCAGTTCTGAGATGATATTTTCATCCCGTATGCTTGAGGCGTGCTTTCGCCTCATGAGCAATTCAACATGAATCCCTGGCTCAAGCATACGCGATGAAAATTTCCTGAGCAGCGCTTCAGGGTGCGGGCGGATCCCGATCCTCGCAACAGGGCATCTGGAAGATATGGTTTCATCGCCGCCCCCCGCCTATCGGTCGCGCGGGGAACCGGCGGGTCGAGATCTCGAAATCCCCTGCCATCGCCATCAATGCCCGGAGTTCAGGAACATCCTGACCATCTCCTCTTTCTCCACCCGTCTGAGATAGAAGTTCCCGACCGTAGCAATGATCAGCGCCCCCACCAGGTCGAAGATGAGGTCATACATCGTGTCCTCGAGGCCGTGCTGGAGTTCGGTGCCGAAGACGGTGTCGAAGGCGAACTCGTAGATCTCCCAGATCGCACCGAGGGCCATCGTGAAGATCACGATGAAGAA
Encoded proteins:
- a CDS encoding adenosylhomocysteinase, encoding MKTGQQKMDWARQYMPVLGSIRKEFEETKPLAGVTIGMALHVEAKTAVLVETLAAGGAEVYITGCNPLSTQDDVASALGKVPGVHCYAKRACSNDEYYAAINRVLDARPSITIDDGMDLIHELHTHRQDVLKDVVGGCEETTTGIHRLRSMAAEGALKFPVVAVNDTPMKRHFDNVHGTGESSLTAIMATTNALIAGKVLVVAGFGYCGRGVARKARGMGTRVVVTEVDPRRALEAHMEGFDVMPMDEAAKVGEIFITTTGNTSVVTAQHFPLLRDGAILSNAGHFNVEIDVAWLEEHADAVERRDGIDTYVLAEKKVHVLAQGRLVNLATPKGMGHPIEVMDLSFALQALSALYMVEHGKDLAPGVYDVPNAIDEEVATRKLAALGIAIDALTEEQKTYLSAWDIGT
- the hisF gene encoding imidazole glycerol phosphate synthase subunit HisF, with the translated sequence MPLTKRIIPCLDIKDGRVVKGTHFEGLRDAGDPVELAARYNEQGADEVVFLDITASKENRGTIIPVIERAADELFLPLTVGGGIRSIEDIQQVLRAGADKVSLNTSAVTDPDLITEAAERFGTQCVVVAIDVRANPEMKEGTTPVVLADGREVWYEVVTMGGSHPTGLDAVQWAQEVEKRGAGEILLTSMETDGTKAGFDIPITRAISERVGIPVIASGGVGTLEHFWEGFALGKADACLAASVFHYGEMTVSQVKEYLAGRGIQVRR
- the pheT gene encoding phenylalanine--tRNA ligase subunit beta encodes the protein MAVITLNYEYLERLVGTDKETILERMPLIGSDIERTFDDHVDVEFFPDRVDLYSTEGVARAMRGYLGIEEGLPEYEVTPSGIAFSVDPALASIRPHLGSAVIRNVNLDEAGIESLMALQESLHWALGRGRRKVAIGVHDMDTVTPPFRYLASPRDRRFVPLDFEDELSMEEILAEHPKGRDYARLVEEFERFPLIVDANDQVLSFPPIINGELTRVTTGTRNILLDCTGTDERAVRMAANIICTALAETGATIESVEIDGTPYPDLSPAERVVSAAECVRLLGIDLTADEMAALLRKMRFGAEALPDGKVRVLVPAYRADIMHDWDIFEDVAVAYGFDTFEAALPPTFTTGQEHPIAVLQREIRSIFTGMGYLEVMPFTLTSERVLYEQMRREPSPEVLRVAKPISEEQTVVRTEILPLLMEILEINCHRELPQRVFATGDVIRGTHTTQTVAAVSIHPGADFSEAYAMMETLCRECGVAAEFAESKDPAFIDGRRGDVLVDGKRVGVFGEIYPDVLTAFSLEHPVAALELDLTAVPGYPVRPDTP
- a CDS encoding phenylalanine--tRNA ligase subunit alpha, translating into MADLTLNEKKLLVALAPLGEAGAGDLAAALETTEEAAVQYANLCAEHGLAAVERLSTTTYTLTPEGEEYREHGLPERQIYESFADAISMKDLQAHPLSRIGIGWLRKKGWVAITKGVAEKTGEAPAGEDEIALVDPKDGMSGIADLLKRNLVEEHEAVSYRVAITPAGRALVEAGLDLVEETGTLSREEIITGSWREAKLRRYSLETPPKRVYPGKVHPYQRIIDEVKRVLLDMGFVEMQGEIVQSAFWDFDALFQPQDHPAREMQDTFYLDQTEPMPEGWERVRDMHLCGGETTSTGWGGVWDEEVAQKCVLRTHTTPLSVQYLISHPKPPVKAFALGRVYRREAIDPTHLPEFEQLEGIVMDDGVSFRHLLGFLKEFYNRMGFDEVRFRPGYFPYTEPSVEPEVWVDGLGWVELGGAGIFRQEVTAPWGIETPVLAWGLGISRIAMLRLGLKDLRQLYRSDIEWLRESPAIRRQE
- a CDS encoding tryptophan--tRNA ligase yields the protein MTQGINPWASNQSIDVGKLFSEFGIEPIEDVTAGLPTVPSFMRRGVVVGHRDYGLIAEAIREKKHFNVMTGFMPSGHPHLGHLMVMKEVAWHVAQGGTGYIGVADREAHAVRGLSWRQCKEYGREYLACLYALGYEGHTYYQSENTALKDLAFEAAIKINFSELSAIYGFSQETALAHAMSVATQVGDILYPQLDGGPAPTVVPVGIDQDPHIRLTRDVAYKLRLFTVEQREGYVSVRSKNAPAAAIDAVHAAYPGSKRYEAHVDIPGADLAGVEARVRGIEMEHGGFGFFLPSATYHTFMPGLQGGKMSSSVPESFISFWESDKDLKKKVMGALTGGRTTLEEQKKLGGEPEKCPVYLLNLFHMAPDDEELVEICRRCRDGELMCGTCKKETLARTKEFLKDFREKMDETAHLVEG
- the endA gene encoding tRNA-intron lyase; the protein is MKATYDGTWLWLGQDGLALYESGGYGRPGKGKLRLAPEEGLYLLVRKRIELPGYDFEKLLQELSKDPVFFRRYLVYRDLRERGYALQTGPHDFRVFRRGERPGKGQSYYLVRVLAERDLVDFACVAAEVETAGNMRKTYLIAAVDDEGELTYYEVKVDHLAGAEGEDPVGEGTARGEAFGPTGLVATGTAPWLLEEGYGKPFDQERTMLSPAEILYLMDEKRLTLTENGAPLTREAYQAVAAGADSEIVEKAVLYTDLRRRGYAPKTGYKFGHHFRVYGGGVKHSLLLAHALPAGTTLTMAAISRSVRLAHSVKKKMLFGSVHNNDIQYIEFARIKM
- a CDS encoding metallophosphoesterase, producing MNVRLPDLKARYFVVIGLVICSPMLFTYMAWEGQSSSTTTLALEGAPEGVIFIADPHLKESNLDHVREMIQEINAMHPSVVLIGGDFVYGEEPDLSLQQVWWEVDAPVYAVLGNHDYKSGVSTVSGLQKVLAVSETDRTVEGYDMSMLRDETTDTEFADALEAELERAGVHVLRNEVVELSIDGTPVRIVGVDDGWAGMADPPAVPESDVFTIYLIHEPECRADWDADLILAGHTHGGQVMIPGVKELNDAGYFEFSGLVQKGETPLYISRGIGTSNLHTDLRLNDPPEIVVIAPSPEGAGMNVG